The genomic stretch GGAATGTGGGAGTTTCCGAAGTTTCAAACAAAGAAAGTATCAAGCAAGCATACGAAGAAAAACAAGCAAACCTGAAAAATGCCCGACTATATTAAGCAAAACAAAAACAAGTCCATCACCGGACTTGTTTTTGTTTTGCCACTTCAATAGCCCCGCCTTGCATCACACCAGTTTTTCTTTATAATAAAAAGTAACTGTAAGATTATGTTTTTTTAGGAGGAAATAATATGGAAGTTTTTGCAGAATATTTAGCTGAAATTGAAAATCCGGATCACCGCGCGAGAACACAAGAAGTTTTAACATGGGTGGCGGAAACTTTTCCAGACTTAAAGCCAGAAATCAAATGGAATACACCGATGTTTACAAATAATGGCACGTTCATAATCGGCTTCTCTATTGCAAAACAGCATATGAGCGTTTCCCCAGAAGTGGCTGGAATCGAACGTTTCGAAGCAGACATTAAAGAAGCGGGCTATAGTCATACGAAAGGTATTTTCCGAATTACGTGGGCTAAACCAGTTGACTATGACCTACTAGCAAAAATTATCGAGTTTAATATTCAAGATAAAGCAAATTATACTAGTTTTTGGCGCGTTTAAGTGATTTTTAGTTACTTTGTCGCGTAGTAAATCCAGATTTTTTATGCCATAATTAATAAGCTAAAATGTATTTTTATAAAAGAGTGGTGTGAAATGCGTATTTTTTGTGGGATTATGTCAATCCAAGCAGGCTTTATTGGTGCTCTTGCTGAAATACTAAGTCCGGACAGTAAAAAAAATAACTTATTCATGATACCGGAAGATCTTGCGGCATCATCAGGCTATTTAATGTCTCTTGCGATGGTTTTAGCGGGAATTCTAATAATTTGTGCTTATCGAAATGATTTTCTAATATTCATGGCACTAATTTTATGGCTCTTTGGACTTATTTTTGGGCTCATTTTCACCCCGAGTTATTCGGGTTTTTATTTCCGCCCAATCGTATGTTTAATAAGCTTTTTAATGGGCCTATTTATTTTTACAGATTACACAAGGCACCAAGACACAGGCGAGGAAAGGTGAGCGAAATGCTCATCTTTTTTTATTTACATTCGTGCCGACCGCGAAGTCCCAAACTGCAAACCAAGATCCACCAGCGCACAAACCCAAATACTCACAAAACTAACAAATAGAGGAAAATCACTATACAAATTAACAAAAAACAGCCCCACTAGAAGTAACAATAACAACGCATCTTTCCAAAAAGAAAATGTCACTTCGGCCTTTTTATGAGCAGCAAAAACAAATTGTTTCGAAACGAAAAACACAGCTACAGAACCAAACAACATCAATAACAAAACATTGCGTTCCAAATGCCCCTCGAACAACAAATGCACATTCGCCGCAAGTAACATCACTGAAATAATAATAAAGAAATGTCCATAAATTAAGTACTGGCCATGGGTTTCTTTATGGTGGTCGACAATTTTCTCAAAGCTATGGAAATACGATGCCCAAAGCGTACAAATAATTAAAAAGCCAAGCAACGTGTACCCAATCGTATAGGGATCAAGCGTGTGCCCAACTAAAATAGTCGTAATCGCAACAATACTTTCACCAAATGTGATGATAACAAATAATCCAAAACGTTCCGCAAGATGTGGAAAATCAACCGGCACTTTGCGCAATGTTTTAGCTAAAAATAACGGTAAAATAATATCAACTGCAATCCCAAGATACATCACTAAATAACGCGCAAATCCTTCAAAAAACACCGAAGTCGCAGTTGTCAAAACACCTAGTAGAAAAACACTCCCAAGAAGTATCGCCACTTTCCGCGCATTTCCCGTCAACTGCTTACTAATAACAAAATACTGGATAACCGTAATTAAGCGAATACCTAAATAACCAATTAAAAAAGTATAATACGTATTTGAAAACGTTAAATCAAAACTCGCTGTCATCAAAATTAAGAAAAACATTTGCGGCAACATATAAAGTTCGGGTAGTTTGATTTTCTCACCGAAGCGATTGAAAAACATTGTCTGCCCAACCCACGCCCAAAACATCGGCGTGACCATCAATAAATATTCGCCAAAATAAACAGCTGTTTTATCCGGATGATTATCGACGCTAAGTAACAGATGCGTCGTTGAAGCAACAGCAGTTACGAATATTAAATCAAAAAATAGTTCTAGCCAAGAAACTTTTCTTTCCGCCACAATCTCACCCCATTATTATTTCTTTTTTCAAGTATACCACGTGAATCCGCCTGCCTTTTGACAGTTGCTCGCCGTGAAAAGTATAATGGAAGGACAAAATCATGGAACTACTGAGATGGGAGAATTAAAAATGGTAAAAACATGGGAAGAATTTTTAAAACAAGAAGCGAAACAGCCTTATTTTATAGAATTAATGGAAGCAGTTAAGGACGCGAGAGCAAAGGGGAATGTCTATCCGACTGAAGAAGATATGTTTTCGTGTTTCCGCTTATGTCCGTATGATCAAGTGAAAGTTGTTATTTTAGGACAAGACCCGTATCATGGTCCTGGACAAGCGCATGGCCTAAGCTTCTCCGTGCAAAAAGGGGTGCGAATTCCGCCAAGTCTTCGTAATATTTATAAAGAATTAAAGACAGACTTAGATATTGAACCAGCTGACCACGGCTATCTTGCCAAATGGGCAGAGCAAGGCGTACTTTTAATGAACA from Listeria monocytogenes ATCC 19117 encodes the following:
- a CDS encoding iron chaperone — its product is MEVFAEYLAEIENPDHRARTQEVLTWVAETFPDLKPEIKWNTPMFTNNGTFIIGFSIAKQHMSVSPEVAGIERFEADIKEAGYSHTKGIFRITWAKPVDYDLLAKIIEFNIQDKANYTSFWRV
- a CDS encoding low temperature requirement protein A; the protein is MAERKVSWLELFFDLIFVTAVASTTHLLLSVDNHPDKTAVYFGEYLLMVTPMFWAWVGQTMFFNRFGEKIKLPELYMLPQMFFLILMTASFDLTFSNTYYTFLIGYLGIRLITVIQYFVISKQLTGNARKVAILLGSVFLLGVLTTATSVFFEGFARYLVMYLGIAVDIILPLFLAKTLRKVPVDFPHLAERFGLFVIITFGESIVAITTILVGHTLDPYTIGYTLLGFLIICTLWASYFHSFEKIVDHHKETHGQYLIYGHFFIIISVMLLAANVHLLFEGHLERNVLLLMLFGSVAVFFVSKQFVFAAHKKAEVTFSFWKDALLLLLLVGLFFVNLYSDFPLFVSFVSIWVCALVDLGLQFGTSRSARM
- a CDS encoding uracil-DNA glycosylase translates to MVKTWEEFLKQEAKQPYFIELMEAVKDARAKGNVYPTEEDMFSCFRLCPYDQVKVVILGQDPYHGPGQAHGLSFSVQKGVRIPPSLRNIYKELKTDLDIEPADHGYLAKWAEQGVLLMNTSWSVEEGKAGSHKKLGWATFTDHVLEELNNYDKPLVFILWGNHAIKAASGITNPQHLLIKGVHPSPLAASRGFFESKPFSKTNAFLEEHGRKPIDWDLNEQ